The Mustela lutreola isolate mMusLut2 chromosome 3, mMusLut2.pri, whole genome shotgun sequence genome includes a region encoding these proteins:
- the DDX18 gene encoding ATP-dependent RNA helicase DDX18 isoform X1 — protein MSHLPMKLLRKKIEKRNLKLRQRNLKLQGVSDVSISETQNVDMSEEPVGSGKVKKSLKQSVNVGSSEAQNGERTKETVETVQVKKKKKKSTIKINGEAATQPPNSEPKKKKKKKRKMVDDAGPDTKKVKTEDKGDSEEGAQAPEGTENSVEKPDDQEEDNEVPSLPLGLTGAFEDTSFASLTDLVNENTLRAIKEMGFTNMTEIQHKSIRPLLEGRDLLAAAKTGSGKTLAFLIPAVELIVKLKFMPRNGTGVLILSPTRELAMQTFGVLKELMTYHVHTYGLIMGGSNRSAEAQKLGNGINIIVATPGRLLDHMQNTPGFMYKNLQCLVIDEADRILDVGFEEELKQIIKLLPTRRQTMLFSATQTRKVEDLARISLKKEPLYVGVDDDKANATVDGLEQGYVVCPSEKRFLLLFTFLKKNRKKKLMVFFSSCKSVKYHYELLNYIDLPVLAIHGRQKQNKRTTTFFQFCNADSGILLCTDVAARGLDIPEVDWIVQYDPPDDPKEYIHRVGRTARGLNGRGHALLILRPEELGFLRYLKQSKVPLSEFQFSWSKISDIQSQLEKLIEKNYFLHKSAQEAYKSYIRAYDSHSLKQIFNVNNLNLPQVALSFGFKVPPFVDLNVNSNDGKLKKRGGGGGFGYQKAKKVEKSKIFKHISKKSSDSRQFSH, from the exons GAGTCTCGGATGTGAGCATATCAGAAACGCAAAATGTGGATATGTCTGAAGAACCAGTGGGAAGTGGGAAGGTTAAAAAATCCCTGAAACAGTCTGTGAATGTGGGCTCCTCAGAAGCCCAGAATGGAGAGAGAACCAAAGAAACAGTGGAAACtgtacaagttaaaaaaaaaaaaaagaaatctaccatAAAAATCAATGGAGAAGCAGCAACACAGCCTCCCAATTCAGAAccgaaaaagaagaaaaagaaaaagagaaaaatggtggATGATGCTGGGCCTG ATACCAAAAAAGTGAAAACTGAAGACAAAGGGGACTCTGAAGAAGGGGCCCAAGCTCCTGAAGGaacagaaaacagtgtggagaagcCAGATGATCAGGAAGAGGACAATGAAGTGCCCAGCCTACCCCTAGGACTGACAG GCGCTTTTGAGGATACTTCATTTGCTTCTCTTACTGATCTTGTCAATGAGAACACTCTCAGGGCAATAAAAGAAATGGGTTTTACAAACATGACTGAAATTCAGCATAAAAGTATCAGACCACTTCTGGAAGGCAG GGATCTTCTAGCAGCTGCAAAAACAGGCAGTGGTAAAACGCTGGCATTTCTCATCCCTGCAGTCGAACTCATTGTCAAGTTAAAGTTCATGCCTAGGAATG GAACGGGAGTTCTTATCCTCTCACCTACTAGGGAACTGGCCATGCAGACTTTCGGTGTTCTTAAGGAGCTAATGACGTACCATGTTCACACATACGGCTTGATAATGGGTGGCAGCAACAGGTCGGCTGAAGCACAGAAACTCGGTAATGGGATCAACATCATCGTGGCCACCCCAGGCCGCCTCCTAGACCACATGCAG AATACCCCAGGGTTTATGTATAAAAATCTGCAGTGTCTGGTTATTGACGAGGCTGATCGTATCTTAGATGTTGGGTTTGAAGaggaattaaaacaaattattaaacttCTGCCAA CACGCAGGCAAACCATGCTCTTTTCTGCCACACAAACTCGAAAAGTTGAGGACTTGGCAaggatttctttgaaaaaggagcCATTGTATGTTGGTGTTGATGACGATAAAGCTAATGCAACAGTGGATGGTCTTGAGCAG GGCTATGTTGTTTGTCCCTCGGAAAAGAGATTCCTCCTACTTTTTACATTCCTTAAGAAGAACcggaagaagaaactgatggtctTCTTTTCATCCTGTAAGTCCGTGAAATACCACTATGAGTTGCTGAACTACATCGATTTACCTGTCTTGGCCATTCAT GGAAGGCAGAAGCAAAATAAGCGTACAACCACATTCTTCCAGTTTTGCAACGCAGATTCAGGGATATTGTTATGTACTGACGTGGCAGCGAGAGGGCTGGATATTCCTGAAGTCGACTGGATTGTTCAGTATGACCCTCCAGATGACCCCAAG GAATATATTCATCGTGTAGGAAGAACAGCCAGAGGCCTAAACGGGAGAGGGCATGCCTTGCTCATTTTACGCCCTGAAGAATTGGGTTTCCTTCGTTACTTGAAGCAATCCAAG gtTCCATTAagtgaatttcagttttcctggTCCAAAATTTCTGACATTCAGTCTCAG CTTGAAAAATTGATTGAAAAGAACTACTTTCTTCATAAGTCAGCCCAGGAAGCATATAAGTCCTACATTCGAGCATATGATTCCCACTCTCTGAAACAGATCTTCAATGTTAATAACTTAAATTTGCCTCAGGTTgctctttcttttggtttcaagGTGCCTCCTTTTGTTGATCTGA ACGTGAACAGCAATGACGGCAAGCTTAAAAAGAGAGGAGGCGGTGGTGGCTTCGGCTACCAGAAAGCCAAAAAAGTCGAGAAGTCCAAAATCTTCAAACACATTAGCAAGAAGTCCTCTGACAGCCGGCAGTTCTCCCACTGA
- the DDX18 gene encoding ATP-dependent RNA helicase DDX18 isoform X2, which produces MSEEPVGSGKVKKSLKQSVNVGSSEAQNGERTKETVETVQVKKKKKKSTIKINGEAATQPPNSEPKKKKKKKRKMVDDAGPDTKKVKTEDKGDSEEGAQAPEGTENSVEKPDDQEEDNEVPSLPLGLTGAFEDTSFASLTDLVNENTLRAIKEMGFTNMTEIQHKSIRPLLEGRDLLAAAKTGSGKTLAFLIPAVELIVKLKFMPRNGTGVLILSPTRELAMQTFGVLKELMTYHVHTYGLIMGGSNRSAEAQKLGNGINIIVATPGRLLDHMQNTPGFMYKNLQCLVIDEADRILDVGFEEELKQIIKLLPTRRQTMLFSATQTRKVEDLARISLKKEPLYVGVDDDKANATVDGLEQGYVVCPSEKRFLLLFTFLKKNRKKKLMVFFSSCKSVKYHYELLNYIDLPVLAIHGRQKQNKRTTTFFQFCNADSGILLCTDVAARGLDIPEVDWIVQYDPPDDPKEYIHRVGRTARGLNGRGHALLILRPEELGFLRYLKQSKVPLSEFQFSWSKISDIQSQLEKLIEKNYFLHKSAQEAYKSYIRAYDSHSLKQIFNVNNLNLPQVALSFGFKVPPFVDLNVNSNDGKLKKRGGGGGFGYQKAKKVEKSKIFKHISKKSSDSRQFSH; this is translated from the exons ATGTCTGAAGAACCAGTGGGAAGTGGGAAGGTTAAAAAATCCCTGAAACAGTCTGTGAATGTGGGCTCCTCAGAAGCCCAGAATGGAGAGAGAACCAAAGAAACAGTGGAAACtgtacaagttaaaaaaaaaaaaaagaaatctaccatAAAAATCAATGGAGAAGCAGCAACACAGCCTCCCAATTCAGAAccgaaaaagaagaaaaagaaaaagagaaaaatggtggATGATGCTGGGCCTG ATACCAAAAAAGTGAAAACTGAAGACAAAGGGGACTCTGAAGAAGGGGCCCAAGCTCCTGAAGGaacagaaaacagtgtggagaagcCAGATGATCAGGAAGAGGACAATGAAGTGCCCAGCCTACCCCTAGGACTGACAG GCGCTTTTGAGGATACTTCATTTGCTTCTCTTACTGATCTTGTCAATGAGAACACTCTCAGGGCAATAAAAGAAATGGGTTTTACAAACATGACTGAAATTCAGCATAAAAGTATCAGACCACTTCTGGAAGGCAG GGATCTTCTAGCAGCTGCAAAAACAGGCAGTGGTAAAACGCTGGCATTTCTCATCCCTGCAGTCGAACTCATTGTCAAGTTAAAGTTCATGCCTAGGAATG GAACGGGAGTTCTTATCCTCTCACCTACTAGGGAACTGGCCATGCAGACTTTCGGTGTTCTTAAGGAGCTAATGACGTACCATGTTCACACATACGGCTTGATAATGGGTGGCAGCAACAGGTCGGCTGAAGCACAGAAACTCGGTAATGGGATCAACATCATCGTGGCCACCCCAGGCCGCCTCCTAGACCACATGCAG AATACCCCAGGGTTTATGTATAAAAATCTGCAGTGTCTGGTTATTGACGAGGCTGATCGTATCTTAGATGTTGGGTTTGAAGaggaattaaaacaaattattaaacttCTGCCAA CACGCAGGCAAACCATGCTCTTTTCTGCCACACAAACTCGAAAAGTTGAGGACTTGGCAaggatttctttgaaaaaggagcCATTGTATGTTGGTGTTGATGACGATAAAGCTAATGCAACAGTGGATGGTCTTGAGCAG GGCTATGTTGTTTGTCCCTCGGAAAAGAGATTCCTCCTACTTTTTACATTCCTTAAGAAGAACcggaagaagaaactgatggtctTCTTTTCATCCTGTAAGTCCGTGAAATACCACTATGAGTTGCTGAACTACATCGATTTACCTGTCTTGGCCATTCAT GGAAGGCAGAAGCAAAATAAGCGTACAACCACATTCTTCCAGTTTTGCAACGCAGATTCAGGGATATTGTTATGTACTGACGTGGCAGCGAGAGGGCTGGATATTCCTGAAGTCGACTGGATTGTTCAGTATGACCCTCCAGATGACCCCAAG GAATATATTCATCGTGTAGGAAGAACAGCCAGAGGCCTAAACGGGAGAGGGCATGCCTTGCTCATTTTACGCCCTGAAGAATTGGGTTTCCTTCGTTACTTGAAGCAATCCAAG gtTCCATTAagtgaatttcagttttcctggTCCAAAATTTCTGACATTCAGTCTCAG CTTGAAAAATTGATTGAAAAGAACTACTTTCTTCATAAGTCAGCCCAGGAAGCATATAAGTCCTACATTCGAGCATATGATTCCCACTCTCTGAAACAGATCTTCAATGTTAATAACTTAAATTTGCCTCAGGTTgctctttcttttggtttcaagGTGCCTCCTTTTGTTGATCTGA ACGTGAACAGCAATGACGGCAAGCTTAAAAAGAGAGGAGGCGGTGGTGGCTTCGGCTACCAGAAAGCCAAAAAAGTCGAGAAGTCCAAAATCTTCAAACACATTAGCAAGAAGTCCTCTGACAGCCGGCAGTTCTCCCACTGA